The Deinococcus aquiradiocola genome contains a region encoding:
- a CDS encoding SDR family oxidoreductase, whose translation MTNPDPTTQYPQPPFPRQPQDAPGSVNAMTPVPDHGEHSYQGTGRLAGRKALITGGDSGIGRAAAIAFAREGADVAINYLPAEESDAQEVVTLIRAAGRKAVALPGDITSETFCTQLVEQAVKELGGLDILVNNAGKQQFQENIADLTTEQFDLTFRTNVYAMFWITKAAMPHLKPGASIINTSSIQARKPSKNLLDYASTKAAIVAFTEALAQQVAPHGVRVNAVAPGPFWTPLQPSGGQPQDKVQTFGSDTPLGRPGQPAEIAPLYVFLASSESSYSTGGLFGSTGGTPLS comes from the coding sequence ATGACGAATCCCGACCCCACCACACAGTACCCGCAGCCGCCCTTCCCCCGCCAGCCGCAGGACGCGCCCGGCAGCGTGAACGCCATGACGCCCGTCCCCGACCACGGCGAGCACAGCTACCAGGGGACCGGACGCCTCGCGGGCCGGAAAGCGCTCATCACGGGCGGCGACAGCGGCATCGGGCGGGCGGCCGCCATCGCCTTCGCCCGCGAGGGCGCGGACGTCGCCATCAACTACCTGCCCGCCGAGGAGAGCGACGCGCAGGAAGTCGTGACGCTCATCCGCGCCGCCGGACGCAAGGCCGTCGCCCTGCCCGGCGACATCACCAGCGAAACGTTCTGCACGCAACTCGTCGAGCAGGCCGTGAAGGAACTCGGAGGCCTCGACATCCTCGTGAACAACGCCGGGAAACAGCAGTTCCAGGAGAACATCGCGGACCTCACGACCGAGCAGTTCGACCTGACCTTCAGAACGAACGTGTACGCCATGTTCTGGATCACGAAGGCCGCCATGCCCCACCTGAAGCCCGGCGCGAGCATCATCAACACCAGCAGCATCCAGGCGCGCAAACCCTCCAAGAACCTCCTCGACTACGCGTCCACCAAGGCCGCCATCGTGGCATTCACGGAAGCGCTCGCGCAGCAGGTCGCGCCGCACGGCGTGCGCGTGAACGCCGTCGCGCCCGGCCCGTTCTGGACGCCCCTCCAGCCGAGCGGCGGTCAGCCGCAGGACAAGGTGCAGACCTTCGGCAGCGACACGCCGCTCGGCCGTCCCGGCCAGCCCGCCGAGATCGCGCCGCTGTACGTGTTCCTCGCCAGCAGCGAATCCAGCTACAGCACCGGCGGCCTGTTCGGCAGCACGGGCGGCACGCCCCTCAGCTGA
- a CDS encoding CAP domain-containing protein, with protein MKPTFMMLAALTALLAACGQTTTGTGSTPVTTAPSTGSAAPLASQAVGSSIALQAGQTRQITVTVNGAPAQPGQLTWTTGNAGVATVTSSGLVTAVAAGSTTVRAALSSNPAAFLDFPVAVAAASTPAPTPTPAPAPTPGTGSGISATEQRVLDLTNQARAQARTCGTTSYPAAPALSWNASLATAARGHATDMAAKNYFSHTSQDGRTFDVRIRNAGYTGYRTIGENIAAGQPTPDAVVAGWLASPGHCANIMNASFKELGVGVGTGGSYGTYWVQDFGARS; from the coding sequence ATGAAGCCGACCTTTATGATGCTGGCCGCCCTGACCGCCCTGCTCGCCGCGTGCGGACAGACCACCACCGGCACGGGCAGCACGCCCGTCACGACAGCCCCCAGCACCGGCAGCGCCGCCCCGCTCGCGTCTCAGGCGGTGGGAAGCAGCATCGCCCTGCAGGCCGGGCAGACCCGCCAGATCACCGTGACCGTGAACGGCGCCCCCGCGCAGCCCGGACAGCTGACGTGGACGACCGGCAACGCGGGCGTCGCGACCGTCACGTCGTCGGGCCTCGTCACGGCGGTCGCGGCAGGCAGCACCACCGTCCGCGCCGCGCTGAGCAGCAACCCGGCCGCGTTCCTCGACTTCCCCGTCGCGGTCGCCGCCGCCAGCACCCCCGCACCCACGCCCACCCCGGCGCCCGCCCCCACGCCCGGCACGGGCAGCGGCATCAGCGCCACCGAGCAGCGCGTCCTCGACCTCACCAACCAGGCGCGCGCGCAGGCCCGCACCTGCGGCACCACCAGCTACCCCGCCGCGCCCGCCCTCAGCTGGAACGCCAGCCTCGCCACCGCCGCGCGCGGCCACGCGACCGACATGGCTGCCAAAAACTACTTCAGCCACACCAGCCAGGACGGCCGCACCTTCGACGTCCGCATCCGCAACGCCGGGTACACCGGGTACCGCACCATCGGCGAGAACATCGCCGCCGGCCAGCCCACCCCGGACGCCGTGGTCGCCGGATGGCTCGCCAGCCCCGGCCACTGCGCGAACATCATGAACGCCAGCTTCAAGGAACTCGGCGTGGGCGTCGGCACGGGCGGCTCGTACGGCACGTACTGGGTGCAGGACTTCGGCGCGCGCAGCTGA
- a CDS encoding 3-hydroxybutyrate dehydrogenase, producing the protein MTATHLAEQAAETRTALVTGGTSGIGLACARRLQADGLRVAVLDLDRPEARAVAERHGLAFVPADLSDRAQTVAAVARAAEALGGLDVLVNNAGFQHIEAIASFPEDTWDAMLHVMLTAPFLLIKHAWPYLSRSGQGRVVNVASIHARVASPFKAAYVSAKHGLIGLTRTAALEGAEVGVTVNAVCPAYVRTPLVERQMQDQARTRGISVQEVEERVMLESAAIKRLLEADDVAGLVSYVVGRGAWGMTGAVLDLDLGWTAR; encoded by the coding sequence ATGACGGCAACACACCTGGCGGAACAGGCGGCCGAGACCCGGACGGCTCTCGTGACGGGCGGGACGAGCGGCATCGGGCTGGCGTGCGCGCGGCGGCTGCAGGCGGACGGGCTGCGTGTGGCGGTGCTGGACCTCGACCGGCCGGAAGCGCGGGCCGTCGCGGAGCGGCACGGGCTGGCGTTCGTGCCCGCCGACCTGAGTGACCGCGCGCAGACGGTCGCGGCGGTGGCACGGGCGGCGGAAGCGCTGGGCGGGCTGGACGTGCTGGTGAACAACGCCGGGTTTCAGCACATCGAGGCGATCGCGAGCTTCCCGGAGGACACCTGGGACGCGATGCTGCACGTGATGCTGACCGCGCCGTTCCTGCTCATCAAGCACGCGTGGCCGTACCTGTCGCGCAGCGGGCAGGGGCGTGTGGTGAACGTGGCGAGCATTCATGCACGCGTCGCGAGCCCGTTCAAGGCGGCGTACGTGAGCGCGAAGCACGGCCTGATCGGCCTGACGCGCACGGCGGCGCTGGAGGGCGCGGAGGTGGGCGTCACCGTGAACGCCGTGTGCCCGGCGTACGTGCGGACGCCGCTGGTGGAGCGGCAGATGCAGGATCAGGCGCGGACGCGCGGGATCAGCGTGCAGGAGGTGGAGGAGCGCGTGATGCTGGAGAGTGCCGCCATCAAGCGGCTGCTGGAGGCGGACGACGTGGCGGGCCTCGTGAGCTACGTGGTCGGGCGGGGCGCGTGGGGCATGACGGGCGCGGTGCTGGACCTGGACCTCGGGTGGACGGCCCGCTGA
- the dnaE gene encoding DNA polymerase III subunit alpha — protein sequence MTSPDAAPAPHIHLPDGTCCAPGAGGSTPRRFAHLHQHTQYSLLDGAAKLKDLLKWAKEVTPEGTTPALAMTDHGNMHGAVHFYNYAQSMEVKPILGYEAYVVPGEGTRRDRKPGVTGEKGIFHLTLLARDFEGYQNLCRLSSRGYTEGYYYKPRIDHELLREHHKGVIAFSGCLGSEVQQLLMQGREAEAKQRLLWYRDLFGENYYIEIQDHGLPEQKKNNPILKAWAQELGIGMVATNDGHYVKKSDATAHETLLAIQTKAVMADENRFKFPCDEFYVKDLQEMHRALPPSEWGEELFDNTANIADLCNVTLPVGKKRVYQMPALPIPEGRSMAEELRVQTYAGSMKRYPNHITESLLREYAARSLEALERGPRERVQARVPGCDAHTCDVETLLTLIAFMGSEWEAGGKAAGEKYTKYPALETMEAGAERGELPDYACRDWQRSRGESSDTAIRPEGGSADEATCLAHHTHALVLLRRAEYELSVINNMGFPDYFLIVADYINWAKDQGISVGPGRGSGAGSLVAYAIRITNLDPLEFELLFERFLNPDRISMPDFDIDFNDARRMEVIEYVRQKYGDDRVAMIATFGTMASKACLKDVARVMGLEYAKVDKVSKLIPIKFGKSYSLEQARESVPDIAQMLEDDQQLLEAYEFAQKLEGLTRHASVHAAGVVIGRDVLTDLVPIMRDTSGEGIVCQYDMKAVEDIGLIKMDFLGLRTLSFLDEARKIMRDSQHLDIDFDTIPFAEEGETPDRAASVTRTFELMSRGDTKGVFQLEGAGIADASRRLKPRRLADIIALSALYRPGPMENIPTYVKRHHGQEQVDYVRDGFPNSARHLEKILKETYGIPVYQEQIMQIASEVAGFSLGGADLLRRAMGKKDAEEMKRQRQIFVKGAGENDVPGEEANKLFDLLDAFANYGFNKSHSAAYGVITYQTAWLKANYPVEFMAALLTVERRDSDKVAEYASDARKMGVNVLPPDINKSAPDFRVEGKDIYFGLYAIKGLGEGAVLKILEERQKAGNFKSLADFCSRLGNKVCNRKAMESLIKSGAFDAFGERRQLLDSLEEAITWAQGAASMLSSGMDSLFGMEETAPEPKLKTGVEPLGELEKLKLEKEALGLYISGHPLEQHEGLREAASTRISGLDDWYLSQNVAPGKRIKAVLAGMIEGVVKKPTKSGGMMARFNLADESGTIELVAFSRSYDRIQERLVNDTPALVIVELESEDGGLRAIAEELVTIDGLADVPKVMYVNIDLDNASTDALAEFQSELDHQRGNMPTYFRFRHGEHFVLYQLDGNFGSPDVIRFVNDTFGWADAYLAYDQATILSKFAPKPPAWQQRQQAAKGMQA from the coding sequence ATGACCTCGCCGGACGCTGCCCCCGCCCCTCACATTCACCTGCCGGACGGCACCTGCTGCGCGCCCGGTGCGGGTGGAAGCACGCCCAGACGCTTCGCGCACCTGCACCAGCACACGCAGTACAGCCTGCTGGACGGCGCCGCGAAACTGAAGGACCTGCTGAAGTGGGCGAAGGAAGTGACGCCCGAGGGGACCACCCCGGCGCTCGCCATGACGGACCACGGCAACATGCACGGTGCGGTGCACTTCTACAACTACGCGCAGAGCATGGAGGTCAAACCCATCCTGGGGTACGAGGCGTACGTCGTGCCGGGCGAAGGCACGCGCCGCGACCGCAAGCCCGGCGTGACCGGCGAGAAAGGCATCTTTCACCTGACGCTCCTCGCCCGTGACTTCGAGGGCTACCAGAACCTCTGCCGCCTCAGCAGCCGCGGGTACACCGAGGGGTACTACTACAAGCCGCGCATCGACCACGAACTGCTGCGAGAGCACCACAAGGGCGTCATCGCCTTCTCCGGCTGCCTGGGCAGCGAGGTGCAGCAGCTGCTGATGCAGGGCCGCGAAGCGGAAGCGAAGCAGCGGCTCCTGTGGTACCGGGACCTGTTCGGCGAGAACTACTACATCGAGATTCAGGATCACGGGCTGCCCGAACAGAAGAAGAACAACCCCATCCTGAAGGCGTGGGCGCAGGAACTCGGCATCGGGATGGTCGCCACCAACGACGGGCACTACGTCAAGAAGAGCGACGCGACCGCGCACGAGACGCTGCTCGCCATCCAGACGAAGGCCGTCATGGCCGACGAGAACCGCTTCAAGTTCCCCTGCGACGAGTTCTACGTCAAGGACCTCCAGGAGATGCACCGCGCCCTGCCGCCCAGCGAGTGGGGCGAGGAACTGTTCGACAACACCGCGAACATCGCCGACCTCTGCAACGTGACCCTCCCGGTCGGCAAGAAACGCGTGTACCAGATGCCCGCCCTGCCCATCCCCGAGGGGCGCAGCATGGCCGAGGAACTGCGCGTGCAGACGTACGCGGGCAGCATGAAACGCTACCCGAACCACATCACCGAATCGCTGCTGCGCGAGTACGCCGCGCGCAGCCTGGAGGCCCTGGAGCGCGGCCCGCGCGAACGCGTCCAGGCCCGCGTGCCGGGCTGTGACGCGCACACCTGCGACGTGGAGACGCTCCTCACGCTGATCGCCTTCATGGGCAGCGAGTGGGAAGCGGGCGGCAAGGCGGCCGGCGAGAAGTACACGAAGTACCCGGCGCTGGAAACCATGGAGGCCGGCGCGGAACGCGGCGAACTGCCGGACTACGCCTGCCGCGACTGGCAGCGCAGCCGGGGCGAGTCGAGCGACACCGCCATCCGGCCCGAAGGGGGCAGCGCCGACGAGGCGACGTGCCTCGCGCACCACACGCACGCGCTGGTGCTGCTGCGCCGCGCCGAGTACGAACTGAGCGTCATCAACAACATGGGTTTCCCCGACTACTTCCTGATCGTCGCGGACTACATCAACTGGGCGAAGGATCAGGGCATCAGCGTCGGGCCGGGACGCGGGTCCGGCGCGGGCAGCCTCGTCGCGTACGCGATCCGCATCACGAACCTCGACCCGCTGGAGTTCGAGCTGCTGTTCGAGCGCTTCCTGAACCCCGACCGCATCAGCATGCCGGACTTCGACATCGACTTCAACGACGCCCGGCGCATGGAAGTCATCGAGTACGTGCGCCAGAAGTACGGCGACGACCGCGTCGCCATGATCGCCACGTTCGGAACGATGGCCAGCAAGGCCTGCCTGAAGGACGTGGCCCGCGTCATGGGCCTGGAGTACGCCAAGGTCGACAAGGTCAGCAAGCTCATCCCCATCAAGTTCGGCAAGAGCTACAGCCTGGAGCAGGCGCGCGAGAGCGTGCCCGACATCGCCCAGATGCTCGAAGACGATCAGCAGCTCTTGGAAGCGTACGAGTTCGCGCAGAAGCTCGAAGGGCTCACCCGGCACGCCAGCGTCCACGCGGCAGGCGTCGTGATCGGCCGCGACGTGCTCACGGACCTCGTGCCGATCATGCGCGACACCAGCGGCGAAGGCATCGTCTGCCAGTACGACATGAAAGCCGTCGAGGACATCGGCCTCATCAAGATGGACTTCCTCGGGCTGCGCACCCTGTCGTTCCTCGACGAGGCCCGCAAGATCATGCGCGACTCGCAGCACCTCGACATCGACTTCGACACCATCCCCTTCGCGGAGGAGGGCGAAACGCCGGACCGCGCCGCGAGCGTCACCCGCACCTTCGAACTCATGAGCCGCGGCGATACCAAGGGCGTCTTCCAGCTGGAAGGCGCGGGCATCGCCGACGCCAGCCGCCGCCTCAAACCGCGCCGCCTGGCCGACATCATCGCGCTCAGCGCCCTGTACCGCCCCGGCCCGATGGAGAACATCCCCACCTACGTCAAACGCCACCACGGGCAGGAGCAGGTGGACTACGTCCGCGACGGCTTCCCCAACAGCGCCCGGCACCTCGAAAAGATCCTCAAGGAAACGTACGGCATTCCCGTCTACCAAGAGCAGATCATGCAGATCGCGTCCGAAGTGGCGGGCTTCAGTCTCGGCGGCGCCGACCTGCTCCGCCGCGCCATGGGCAAGAAGGACGCCGAGGAGATGAAACGTCAGCGCCAGATCTTCGTGAAAGGCGCGGGCGAGAACGACGTGCCCGGCGAGGAGGCCAACAAGCTCTTCGACCTGCTGGACGCGTTCGCCAACTACGGCTTCAACAAGTCGCACTCGGCGGCCTACGGCGTGATCACCTACCAGACCGCGTGGCTGAAAGCCAACTACCCGGTGGAATTCATGGCGGCCCTCCTGACCGTCGAACGCCGCGACAGCGACAAGGTCGCCGAGTACGCCAGCGACGCCCGCAAGATGGGCGTCAACGTCCTCCCGCCCGACATCAACAAATCCGCCCCCGACTTCCGCGTGGAAGGCAAGGACATCTACTTCGGCCTGTACGCCATCAAGGGCCTCGGCGAGGGCGCCGTCCTCAAGATCCTCGAAGAACGCCAGAAGGCCGGGAATTTCAAATCCCTCGCGGACTTCTGCTCCCGCCTCGGCAACAAGGTCTGCAACCGCAAAGCGATGGAAAGCCTCATCAAGAGCGGCGCCTTCGACGCCTTCGGCGAACGCCGCCAGCTGCTCGACAGCCTCGAAGAAGCCATCACCTGGGCACAGGGTGCGGCCAGCATGCTGAGCAGCGGCATGGACTCCCTGTTCGGCATGGAAGAGACCGCCCCCGAACCGAAACTGAAGACGGGCGTCGAACCGCTCGGCGAACTCGAAAAACTCAAGCTGGAAAAAGAAGCGCTCGGCCTGTACATCAGCGGCCACCCGCTGGAGCAGCACGAGGGGCTGCGCGAAGCGGCCAGCACCCGCATCAGTGGCCTCGACGACTGGTACCTCAGCCAGAACGTCGCGCCCGGTAAACGCATCAAGGCCGTGCTGGCAGGCATGATCGAAGGCGTCGTCAAGAAACCCACCAAGTCCGGCGGCATGATGGCCCGCTTCAACCTCGCTGACGAGAGCGGCACCATCGAGCTCGTCGCCTTCAGCCGCTCCTACGACCGCATTCAGGAACGCCTCGTCAACGACACGCCCGCCCTCGTCATCGTGGAACTGGAAAGCGAGGACGGCGGCCTGCGCGCCATCGCCGAGGAACTCGTCACCATCGACGGTCTCGCCGACGTGCCCAAGGTCATGTACGTCAACATCGACCTCGACAACGCCAGCACCGACGCCCTCGCCGAATTCCAGAGCGAACTCGACCACCAGCGCGGCAACATGCCCACGTACTTCCGCTTCCGGCACGGCGAGCACTTCGTGCTGTACCAGCTGGACGGCAACTTCGGCAGCCCCGACGTGATCCGCTTCGTGAACGACACCTTCGGCTGGGCCGACGCGTACCTCGCCTACGATCAGGCCACCATCCTCAGCAAATTCGCCCCCAAACCCCCCGCGTGGCAGCAGCGGCAGCAGGCCGCCAAAGGCATGCAGGCATGA
- a CDS encoding aldo/keto reductase, whose translation MSSATYRRLGRSGLHLFPLGLGTMQFGWSADEATSHGILDHYAAVGGNFIDTADIYTTWTPGNPGGVSEEIIGRWMKARGNRDDIVLATKVRGGMGQNGQDGRGSIHQREGLSRRWIIKACEDSLRRLQTDHIDLYQAHWVDNQTPVEETLAAFTELVRRGYVRYIGCSNYSAWRLMQALWTSDRRGLEHYVSVQPEYSLLDPTRANFERELMPVCVEYGLGIIPWSPLGGGLLTGKYRRGQALPDSVRAGEAASRLTEKNDAVIGSLVSVAERHAARPAQVALAWLLAQPAMTAPIIGANSTAQLDDLLGTLDLTLTPDDLAELSGASDWTRARTELER comes from the coding sequence ATGAGCAGCGCAACGTACCGCCGACTGGGCCGCAGTGGCCTGCACCTCTTCCCGCTCGGGCTCGGCACCATGCAGTTCGGCTGGAGTGCCGACGAGGCCACGTCGCACGGCATCCTCGACCACTACGCCGCGGTCGGCGGGAACTTCATCGACACGGCCGACATCTACACCACCTGGACGCCCGGCAACCCCGGCGGCGTCTCCGAGGAGATCATCGGCCGCTGGATGAAGGCGCGCGGCAACCGCGACGACATCGTCCTCGCCACCAAGGTCCGGGGCGGCATGGGCCAGAACGGCCAGGACGGACGCGGCAGCATCCACCAGCGCGAGGGCCTGTCGCGCCGCTGGATCATCAAGGCCTGCGAGGACAGCCTCCGCCGCCTGCAGACGGACCACATCGACCTGTACCAGGCGCACTGGGTGGACAACCAGACGCCCGTCGAGGAGACGCTCGCCGCCTTCACGGAACTCGTGCGGCGCGGCTACGTGCGCTACATCGGCTGCTCCAACTACAGCGCGTGGCGACTCATGCAGGCCCTCTGGACCAGCGACCGCCGGGGACTGGAGCACTACGTGAGCGTCCAGCCGGAGTACAGCCTGCTGGACCCCACCCGCGCGAACTTCGAGCGGGAACTCATGCCCGTCTGCGTCGAGTACGGCCTGGGCATCATCCCGTGGAGTCCGCTCGGCGGGGGCCTGCTGACCGGCAAGTACCGGCGCGGGCAGGCGCTGCCGGACAGCGTCCGTGCGGGCGAGGCCGCGTCCCGCCTCACCGAGAAGAATGACGCCGTCATCGGGTCGCTCGTGAGCGTCGCGGAACGCCACGCCGCCCGGCCCGCCCAGGTGGCGCTCGCGTGGCTCCTCGCGCAGCCCGCCATGACGGCCCCCATCATCGGCGCGAACAGCACCGCGCAGCTGGACGACCTGCTCGGCACGCTCGACCTGACCCTCACGCCGGACGACCTCGCGGAACTCTCCGGCGCGAGCGACTGGACGCGCGCCCGCACCGAACTCGAACGCTGA
- a CDS encoding DUF1440 domain-containing protein: MNRSEPDLLKGALAGAAAGLAAAYLKSKAEPPLQEITEGIWPPTPAQKKLVGADPTGHLDNMPPAVMIEAAAEQFADTHLDRERKLAYQQVVHYALGAVLGAAYGAAAERAPVVTRGLGVPAGAVMYALTHGSAVPATGFQRWPWQLPRAAVAWESGSHLVFGAGLEVLRRPLRRLLK; encoded by the coding sequence ATGAACCGTTCCGAACCCGATCTGCTGAAGGGCGCGCTGGCGGGCGCCGCCGCCGGACTGGCCGCCGCGTACCTGAAATCGAAGGCCGAACCGCCCCTGCAGGAGATCACGGAAGGCATCTGGCCGCCCACGCCCGCGCAGAAGAAGCTGGTGGGCGCCGACCCGACCGGACACCTGGACAACATGCCGCCCGCCGTGATGATCGAGGCGGCGGCCGAGCAGTTCGCGGACACGCACCTGGACCGCGAGCGCAAGCTGGCGTACCAGCAGGTGGTGCACTACGCGCTGGGCGCCGTGCTGGGCGCAGCGTACGGCGCGGCGGCCGAGCGTGCGCCGGTCGTGACGCGCGGGCTGGGCGTCCCGGCGGGCGCGGTGATGTACGCGCTGACGCACGGGAGCGCCGTGCCGGCCACAGGCTTCCAGCGCTGGCCGTGGCAGCTGCCGCGCGCGGCGGTCGCGTGGGAGAGCGGGTCGCACCTGGTGTTCGGGGCGGGCCTGGAGGTGCTGCGCCGCCCGCTGCGCCGCCTGCTGAAGTGA
- a CDS encoding PIG-L deacetylase family protein encodes MRLSPARRRRTLSWLLGTALALTALTVTFRPALTVPGPQALQAGADLLRQRTVLVIVGHPDDLEWYVGGTLRRLADAGAHVHVVVATSGENGPNRTRTPDLPGTRQREQLAAARINGYARVHFLHLPDRGAARDPRFLPAVQAILRDVQPGAVLLFDPDLPSLPYLHADHQGTARAVLTAWRTPGPDRPAVYLFQTRRPDTATDITRVMDTKERALAQHVTQNGGNGSGMRALFGGRSVGVRHAEFFRRLP; translated from the coding sequence ATGCGCCTCTCGCCCGCACGCCGCCGCCGCACGCTCAGCTGGCTGCTCGGCACGGCCCTGGCCCTGACGGCACTCACGGTCACGTTCCGCCCGGCCCTCACCGTGCCCGGCCCGCAGGCCCTGCAGGCCGGAGCGGACCTGCTGCGGCAACGCACCGTCCTCGTGATCGTCGGCCACCCCGACGACCTCGAATGGTACGTGGGCGGCACCCTGCGCCGACTGGCGGACGCGGGCGCGCACGTGCACGTCGTCGTCGCCACCAGCGGCGAGAACGGCCCCAACCGCACCCGCACGCCCGACCTGCCCGGCACCCGCCAGCGCGAACAGCTGGCCGCCGCGCGCATCAACGGGTACGCCCGCGTGCACTTCCTGCACCTCCCCGACCGGGGTGCGGCCCGCGACCCGCGCTTTTTGCCCGCCGTGCAGGCCATCCTGCGAGACGTGCAGCCCGGCGCCGTCCTGCTGTTCGACCCGGACCTCCCGTCCCTGCCGTACCTGCACGCCGACCACCAGGGCACCGCCCGCGCCGTCCTCACGGCCTGGCGCACGCCCGGACCGGACCGGCCAGCCGTGTACCTGTTCCAGACGCGCCGCCCCGACACGGCCACAGACATCACGCGCGTGATGGACACCAAGGAACGCGCCCTCGCGCAGCACGTCACCCAGAACGGCGGCAACGGCTCCGGCATGCGCGCCCTGTTCGGCGGCAGGAGCGTCGGCGTGCGCCACGCCGAATTCTTCCGCCGCCTCCCCTGA